The Helianthus annuus cultivar XRQ/B chromosome 11, HanXRQr2.0-SUNRISE, whole genome shotgun sequence region TTTTCTTGAGGTTTAAACGATTTGATTCACGGTTTAGTATTCACATTATTTCAGTTTATCCTTTATTATTTatgtaattttatatttttaggaATATTACGCCCCACTTGCAGTATACGcatacaatatacatatatgtgaaCGCTCGGGggacaaaagtgaaagtgcatCAATTTCaacattattttattaatttcgtgaaaataatgttaaaagagggggatggttaatcatgcatcatgtggtgacgttgatatCCGAAAGACGAGGGACTACATGCATTAATTGGCCTTTGTgtcgagtgttatgtgccttgtatccaaggcttgatacaaaactactatcgagccgggggcaGGGACGGACCTACCATTTGGccagggtgggcggccgcaccccttgaaaaaaaaatttagcgtatattttaggcaaaaaaaacccgaccgcaccacttgaaaatatggttaaacacctcatccgcaccccAACTAATAATTTATGGGTCCGTCACTgtccgggggtctcactggaagcaacctctATATTCATACGGGGTATAGGTAacgttgtctacatcttacccttctcagaccctaccttaactTTGTTTTTGGTGAGATTTACCAAGTATGAtgatatgtatatttttaggaaTATGTAGTTATGAATCTATCTTATAATTACGAACATCTTTATAGTTTTTTTACAAACTAATAACTTTGAGAGAAAGAAGAATGGGTTCAAACCGTAAAAACGAACCACTCATCATCATCGttatactcagtaaatctcaccaataacaaagctaaggtagggtcttaGGATGTTAAGAtatagacaaccttacctctaccccgtaggaatagagagactgcttccagtgagacccccgactccataatagttttgcatcaaaacttggacataatgcacataacactcagcaatcgggacaaataccgattagtgcatgtacccttttatctttcagctatcaacgccactacatgatgcatgattaaccatcccctgcttttaatgtaattttcacgaaattagtaaaataacgttaaaattaatgcactttcacttttgccccccgatgacccacacatatatacattatatgcgcatactgCAAGCGAGACGTAGAAAAACAATCCACTAAAACATTAAAATGGTAAAACCAGCCGATATGGAGACCCACGCTATTTGACCAGTTTGGTTTTTGTTTCTAAAACTGCAGTTGGTGGTTTGACCTAAATTCTTTTGATAAATCCGGTTGAGGTAGCCTGTAAACATGACTAAATAAATCAACGAGAAACCGTTATCTATATGAATTTGAATTGATGATGAACATTGATAAGTTTCTTAAAgtattccttttaatttgatcttaACTATTCTGTTAaacttattaataatattttaCTCATTAATTAATTTGTTTCTTTTAATAACTTGCATAAGTTAACTTTTTATATAAATCTAACTCCACATCtatgttattttttttctaacactGCGATACATTTTTTTGTTGAACATGGATACCGTGCCACTATCATACCAAATTGAATAGAAGCCAACAATGAATAGtagtttatttttatattataaactatacgagtgccgataacaatattaaaaaaaaaaacatatttttttgtaTCATTAACTATACGAATATTGATACATGACGAACCGAACAAATTTCAACCTAACATCGATACCGATACCGGTAGTATCAGAACATGTATTCTTTTTATGGTTTTCAATGGATATGAAGCACGTGTCAATGTCCGTTTAAGCATATCACGgctttatttttttagttttctctttAAGCTGCTATAGCTAGTGCTGTTATCGAAACAAATCAAACCGAACCGATACCAACTTAATTCCCGCAGCGTAGCGCGGTGAAAAACCGCTAGTTATCTATTATTTACATTTACAAAATGTGAAGATATTAAAAAATCCTCTTCTTTTGCTAACACCATCACCAACCCTTCAACCTTACCTCTTGTATACCAGTTAACAACCAATTGGTTGCTTCATCGCTTTTCGGAATCGTAACCAATGGTTAAGCTAAGAACTTTAGTTAAAACCAGTTAAACTAGACCATCAACATGTCTACACCATTGGTCAAAGCTTCTTGTTGCTGTACATACCGATTTCTTTGGGTGGTTGTTCTGTGCGGCGCGCACTAGGGCCCCAAAACCTAATGCGATCTCGGTGTATCAATCTATCTGCACACCATTGTTCAAGGCTTCTTGTTGCTGGACGTGTGATATCAAAGGGCGGTGATCCTGCGTGTCGAGCACTGGCAGCCTCAAAAGCTAATGCAAATTTCGACCCGGTTCATGATGTGCCTCTGGGCACGGTTTTCATACAGAATATGGGTCATAGCAAGTTTCATCACTCACGGGTCAAACGAGTTAAACGAAAAAAAAGTCAGCTAAAAAGGAGTAATGTATGAGAGATCAAAAGGGTTAATGCCAACTGTTATGCGAAGAGAAAATAGTAAAAACTAAAAACTGAGACCAGAGGTGTGCAAAATCATTTCAGTTCCAAACATTATTAGTCCAGTAGGTCCAAACTAATGGCAATTGTTCTGTGGATACATAACAATGCGTATATAGGAAAAAAAGTACCTACGTATTATTTCTTCGAATAAGTCTGGTAATCGGGCCCGACGTCACGCGATCCGCTATTGATATAAGGTCCCCGGAAAGTTGCTTGAGGTGGTAGTGGTTTTGATGAATCAATAATCGGAGCCTTTGATGACCTAGTCCTGGTTTCAACATATAACTACCATTTCAAGAAAAGATAAAAGGAACAAAAAACCAATGCAAAAAAATCCGACCCGTTTCGTAATAAACCAATTTAGCAGGTCATATAACTCATAAGCATTTGAAAACTCTTTTAGCAACTTCCAAGTtccaacccatttgacccgtttccaTTTCAACTAAGTTATAAAGTTTGACCCATTCGAAATCAAACACAAGCCACATAAACCAATTAAAAAGGTTGACCCGTTCGATGACGGACAGTGAATAATCTACTTACGCCATGTAAAATGGGAACGCTAAACCCGCACTTGCAAAAGCTAGTAAGCCTGCGGCTACAATGACGTTACGTCTTCTCGACATGAAGATTTCTACAATCTAAACACACGAATATGAAAATGATAATCTGCAAATTAACAAAAACATGTTAGTTAATTTAAAATTCAAGTTACATAGTAAGCAAAAGCAAAGTCAAGTTACAccctttataaaatttaaaaattccTTATAACAAATTACTAATCAAAATTCATCAACAGAATAACTGAATCCAGAATTTGAATATCAAGACTAATTAAATCATAACGAATTTATAAATTTAACTTTCAAAAACCATTATCAATTAAGATATCAAGTTTCCCCAAATCAAAAACCCTATAATCTAACTTGAAATTTGCAACAAGTTCGCAAAGATATGATTTTTAAGAAACCCTGATAACATAATCACAATGAACAATCAGAAGTccaaatctttttaattttctGTAATATGTATTGACGAATGAAGCcaccaaaaaccctaaaaattcaAGATCATGCTTATACGGAAATAGATAGAAATTAAAGAATCAAACTGAAATACCTGATAGTGAGATTGATTCAGTATAATATAGCTTGATTTAGTTGTGGTGTGAGGATTTCAAAGCAGAGATTGGTTTGAGAGATGTTGAACCGAGTGAGAGGTCATATGAACGGATCCGGGTTAAACATCGGGGGAAGTCGGGGCTCCTGATAATCCGATAAGCTTATCATTTTACCTTTACATTAACCCGACTCGCCCATGACATTAGGgtgtgttcccgagttaaaaaTCCCTCCCCATCCCTTCCCTCCATGTCTTTCCAAATTGAAAAGACTATTATCAGGAAAAAAAACCtcattttccctcccctcccctcccctcccctgtTAAGTGAGACCGTGAGATAAAGTTTAGAGACTATTAGGTATTCTGTTTGATTCTTACAAGAAGTTTTTTCTCAAATTTATTTTCTCAAATTTATTGGGTTTTTTCTTCTCGATTTGTGTATACTGTACTGGattagaacctcgtgtattacacgggttgaataaatataattttatatattaaattaaaaatcaatgtatttttaaaaacctcatttattacccgtgttgagtaaatataattttatatattaaataataaaaagtaatatatttaagaacctcgtttattgtgcggtttgaataaatgtaattttatatatcaaacaataaaaaaaattatattaaaaaaaacccTGTATATTCACGGgtggaagaaatgtaattttttatactaaataataaaaaaattatatttaaaaaaaactccgtgtgttattattttttaaattaggttaattctattttaaattttttgtttgattaataagttgTTTAATATAATTTTCCATAGTTAACAATAACCAAACTATAAATTAGCAACTTTTTGTAGTTTTAATAGTTGTAACATATGTATcgggtgtttttcaaaaaaaaattgtttttttaacttttaactcAAGCTAGAActgagacccgccgcaatgcggcggggattctttagttataaataagtcgatttaggacccgcacgttatgttaaacctgtcaaacgggaaaaaaataaacgatgtaaaaacgttcacccacacacgcacgttgcgtcgtcttaactcgcaaaatttagaactaaacgtaaaaacgttaaaccaaagacgcacgttgcgatgtgttaagtcaaaaaatttagaaccaagcataaaacgaaaaatttgcggaaaatgaaaactataaaggaccaaagttgaaagtaaacaAAGTTGCGagaatagattgcaaaagataaaaatttttgggttaaaagtaatttatgaaatactttttgatgaaaagtaaaaaaatcatttttttggaacacccccaaagccaaggtcacgacaaccatatgcataaccatttttttctttagaaaacctccaaagcacaccccgcgttgcagcagggcgtaaaacggtgtcaaatagtactaatgttaCACAACCGTCAttgaccaccaacactgactcgacctaggatctgcgTGTTGCGACAAACCTATCAAACatgaaaaatagaggtaaaaacattgaaccacacatgcatgtTACGCCGTGTtcacttgcaaaatttgaaacaaaacataaaaaagttgaaccacactcgtACGTTGCGTTGTATtaagtaaaaaaaatttaaaactatacgtaaaacgaaaatttgccaaagatgaaaagtatagatgacaaaagttgtgaagttaaattgcaaattatgaaaagttttgggttaaagttaaaaaaacaaattatgttgggttaaaattgcaaaagctaaaaactttgggttaaaagtaaaaaatcaagtttagttttgcgttaaagttaaaaaataaattatgtagggttaaaattccAAAAGctaaaaactttgggttaaaagtaaaaaatcaggtttttttttgaaaaactctcaaagcacaaggtacaagtggttaTGCACAAAAAACTTGCTTATTTATATACTAGTGGAAATGTGTTTATTTTCTCATTTTAAAACCCTTTGACTTGTTAGTTTTAACCCAAAGCTTTTCAACTTTtcaatttaaccccaacactttCTTATTTTCAACTTTGTCCCCTTATAATAAATAACATTAATTGAAACAATTCTTTTTAGTTTAGATAAGACTTTACGATTTGAAGTTAAGTTTATGCCAATAATTTAGAgttgataagatttatattaatttaattaatatttaataatttaaataataattagcTACAATTAAGGATGCTCTGGAATAATGACAAGTGTACCTTTAtcggtttcttttattatatagataGATAAGCATTATTGCCTAGTGAAGATGGATACGATCAGGTGGTTCCGCTAGTGTCACGATGATACTCTAGTAGTCCATCAGAATTCCAAATTTACCATAAAAAAAGACTCACTATTTTTTTTTGGTTTCATACCCCTAGACTCATAGTGATtcggtttaaaaaaaaacttgtaaGAGTTAACTTGTTTTTTCTTTATTGGTTTGACCAGTTTAACTGTTTTACCTCAATAGTTTAAAAGTGATCAAAATACTTCCTATGGTTACTATTATTTTTTCGTTATGTTTTTTTAGCATTAACTATGttgaaaacatttttttaactAGAATGATATTTTGATAAATGTATGGATAAAAGTAAGAGTATGTTGTTGTACATGGAAAATTTCTCCATCTCTCCCTATTCATCATCACCAACCACCAGATGACATCATCACCATCAACCATCACCTCTCGACTGTCACCACAACCAGTTGCCACCGTAACCACCCCTACCTACCCATCGTCACCTATGCCACCACTACTTGCCGACCATAGATCGAAGCATGGATCTGAGCGAaacagctggataccacaaccacTAGCACCAAGACTTCTTCGATTTGTTCAAGTTGAACCTTAAACTACTATCATCATCGAGTTTGACGATAAAACCTCTAAAACCTAATCGTCGTCGTTTAGTGCTTGAACCACTAGGTGGCCAAGGTGGGTCGATGTTGCTTTAACCATCGTTTGGATATGAGCGAAACATGTGGCCAGGGTTACGCCACATAGGAGATTTCAGCAGCCGCTGGTAGGTTGGATTTTGGTAGGCTGGTGGAGTGGGTGGGGATGGTAGTGGTTTATGGTGGTGATAGCGGtgttggcggtggtggtgggtgttgttATAGATGGTAGAGAGAGAAAGATAAGGGTGATGAAGTGAGAAGAATGATTTttcttatttatataaatatttttttcatAATATCAATAAAAATGGATTTTTTTGAATTaccaataaataattaaatacttGTATGTAAATTATCGAAATACCCTAACTTTTAATTGAGTTAGAACAAGGAAACAAACTAAACACCATTTTGTTATGGAGTATAGGTACATGATGTTTGGTGGACTATACCATTTGTTTAAACAAAGTTAGACATCTGAGTATTAATAAATTCAGTTCCATTATCACTCTAAACATTTTTACTTCAACTTCAAATTGAGTTTTTACAAGATTTACAAAACTGacaatgttttcaaaaacttcaaacagATAAACCCACATAGCTCTTGTATAATTATCTATTATAGTAAAAAAATTTATGAGTTATGAAacctgacgacgggggtagcccaaggataaacaaaatgattaatatgcaaagagcttaaaaggttgaaaggttcatcggatgaaaagctgtaaaatgaGGAAATCGAGAAACAGTAATCAGTCATGTCTAGAGACTCGTCCCACCAACTcatgctcaccaactcacaaagtcagagcaggtctgcacaagcacactctattaaccaggggtccaaagccttcaaccccaaaaggggaaaccctccatttgCAAACAGGTTTCGCTAGTATAGTTTATGCTATTTCAGGAGatgtcttccactataagaagacagctcatgtACACTTCTAAGACATTCCGAAAAggcagagattccttaatctctagtcattcaaagagttctttgtcaccTCCAAACAACTCTTCATCActttcattctatttgctttcttttctggattcgagctggcctcggagaaagaacctcaaagcaaataacaagaacatactagtgaacctccttccacgttttgcaaacgtggagggaccccgtgacctgcgttaggcaaaactgaacccttcagcccttttgcctaaccaacttagctaccatccttggtcccgtgtttgttgcatcaacaagttggcgcccaccgtggggctacgccgctgtttctCCTCAAAAGAGACCTGGTAAGTGTAGCTCCTTTCACTCAAAaccaccatgtcagaaagtggatctccggaAGAGGTAAACCAGATCCTTAACACCTCTACcccgggaagtggtcaagctcacacaacaataacaacgcctttttcaactccggggagtacacccgagttccttacctttaacacaccaaccccatccagatctggagctccgtctcccaacgttggtgtgtcAGACACTCCggcacgtgttgaacttacccccgagggggtcgctaataacttccttgagctaagatcacttcttaaccaacatgtgaacagagaaagggaaaaaggggtaaggattcgtctagattacgacgaacctgagccaacattgtctcctgggccacctctaccaccctttgttacaagaggtgaggccggtcccagcaacccttcaaaccttcacccttatctgtccactgtgacaaaccccactgttcattctattctctcttcccaaccaactgctagtggtactcctctgggacacgagttaacactcgaccaactcctacaatccccggtgaccagttgtcccacttctctaactaccacatgggagcaagccctgtccgtgctccctttagcacgaagtgctgttgccAGCACCCCTCTTGGGGTAAGTTGCTCAGTTGGTCCGggaagccttcaaggtttcaatttcatacccaacatgatgtctcagatgatggccaacttcccctgGCAACACTTTATCAATCAAGTGCTTGCCACCCAGGGAAACCATGGCAATAACAACAACGTAGGTACGAGACCTGAAGAAGACctggctaaaccttacaagccaagtaatctttcatgcttttctagacagatagctgattatgattttcagtctaaaatcaaaatgccagctcacatcagaacgtatgatgggactgaagatcccgaagatcatcttcagatcttcactggagctgctcgaatagaaaaatggacGAATGCTGAATGCTGTctaatgttcatgcagactcttgttgggtccgctagaatctggttcaacgacctacctgctcaaagcattcgaagcttcgacgatctcagcagaggttttctggcaaacttctcccaacaaaggaggTACGTTAAAGACGCAACAGTGATCTTTCAGAtaaaacaacgtgatgatgaaagcctacgggcattcattgaacgatacaagaaagaagggctaacctatgtgggggctgatgagaaaatgagggtggccggttttatgaacgccataacctccaagtatctcacacgagatttcaacaaatctcttcccaaaaccttggaagaagcccttgaaagagccgaggctcacattcggggagaggaagccgtggatatcaaagaacaaagaaaaaggggtcctggctggcgaagcagtagcccagccagaaagagaggaaactttaactcttatgacagacgctcaaagggttcagaccctcgaagggttgaagggcgaaacccttcaagcagagataaaggcatgagtttcactcccctcaccaaaacccctcaagaaatcctggcgacggaagaagtcaagcaaaactttagacctcccagACCTCTTCCCAAGAgtcgaaaaaatgagaactccactcagttctgtgaattccatgaagaaaagggacatcacaccaatgactgcttccaactgaaaaagagaattgaagaggctgttaagtcaggagaactcgcccatctggtaaaaggggttcgagacaagatggctgaaggcaaagggaaggaagtaaacatggtatATTCTGATGAAAAGGTCCCTTACAAGAAGCGACGGTTGGAAGATTGGGAgtttcagtgtgtctgcttccccccaacaaggaaggacccacttcctggtccccttgtggttgaagccaCCGTGGGCACCTTACAAACGtgtaaagcatacatagacacgggagcagccactgaaatTATGTTTGAGAAATTTTTCAACCAATTGAGTAATgaggaacgttcaaggcttcaaccctccgggacctccataaaaggtatcgccgatgtaaccctgaagcctttggggcaaataacccttgatgtctgtcttaaggagggatcaaaggaaagaacccgatcgctaaccttcgtggttatcaacatcccttccaactatgacgtaatcatagggaggcccggacaatgtgcattcTACATGGCAGTATCCgttggccatggcactgtcaaatTTCCCACCGAAAGAGgaattgcaacccttcaaccctctcaggaagcttatCTAATCGAAGGGGAAAGTTCGAATGGTGAGAAGGACAAGCAAgggttagtcatcaaccctaaataccccgagcaacgaataagggtcaaccccaacctttctcaagagaccctttcataccttgaaaagctgctgaaACATCACAGCGATGTATTCGCCTGGTCTCCCGAAGATATGACTGGGATCCCTCGAAGCATCGCTGAACACGAGTTAAGGATACCACCCAATGTAAAGCcggtggttcaaaagaaaagaagcttggcacccgagagaagcctggcagcttgccagGAGGTCgaaaagcttgtatcagctggcatcctccgagaggtcaagtaccaatcatggattgcaaatcctgttatggtcagaaaacccgacaactcttggagaatgtgcatagattttaaagatcttaacaaggcttgtcccaaggattgctacccgctcccggaaattgatctcaaggttgattcTCTCACAGGGTATCcgtttaaatgttttctcgatgcatacaaaggttatcgccaaatcctcatgaagaaggaggatgaagaaaagacagCCTTCCACACCGACAAGGGCattttttgttaccaaaagatgccttttggcctcaagaaTGCGGGTGCCACCTACCAACGACTCGTCGACAATGCCTTTGAAAGTCAAATTGgtagaaacatggaggcatatgtcgatgacctggtaatcaaaagcaaaacggaataccaaatgcttgacgatatccaagaaaccttcaaaaaccttagaaagatcaacatgaagcttaacccggaaaaatgctcgtttgggtttgatgaaggaaaattcctgggccacatcgttggaaagcaaagtatcaaagccaACCCTAACAAGGTAAAAGTTGTCCTtgaagctaaaccaccaagaaccaagaaggaggttgaaagcttgaacgggaagcttgcagccttgaagcgttttacctcaaaattggccgaaagatctctaccattctacaaaacgctcaagaactgctcagataaaaaagatttcagatggaccgatgaagctgaagaagctttcaatcaaatgaaaCAGCACTTAGCTTCCCTACCTGATATCACAGCACCAGAAACcggggagctcatatcggtgtacctttcagttgccgacgaagccatcagtgcagttctcactattgaaagagacaaggctcaggtacccgtttattttttcagcaagactctaaaactagctgaaacaaaatatcctccccttgaaaaactcGCTCTAGCCCTggtccaaacagccagaaggcttagaagatacttccaagcacatcctatacaagtggtcactgaccaacctgtcaagaatgtgcttgaaaaacctgagaactcaggaaggttggcaaaatgggcagtggaactaggtgaacataacatcacctacgtcccacgaaaagccatCAAAGCTCAGGTCCTGGCTGATTTCCTAGTCGAAGTCCCAAGCCAAACAATTGAAGAAGTGAACACCACAaccgctgaaccctccaaccctgaagcctggaaattattcactgacggggcttcaagcgttgaagggtcaggagctggtttagtcctaatcaaccctgaggggctggaattcacgtatgctctccgttttaattttcagaccaccaacaacgaggctgaatacgaagcattGATCGCCGGTCTACgactggccaaagaaatgaaagtcaaaaagcttgaagtgttcactgattcactactagtatcaagccaagttaatgacagctatgtcgccaaggagcccaacatgaaaaaatacaaagaaaaatctaaggagttaatgaacaccttccaggcatgcaacatcaaacagattccgagatcccaaaacaaaaaggccgatgccttgagcaaattggcatctctcacattcgcccacctcacgaaaaaggtgttggttgaagtgttgaaggcccggtcgattgatgaattggaagtacaagatgtggtcaccgaggaagatccaaattggatgactcctatcaaaaaattccttcaaaacAATGAACTGCCTAATGATCAAACGGAAGctgaaagggtaaagatcaaagcaagacaatatgtgttgcaaggagaaactctctataaaaaaggttaccttgcaccattgctaaggtgtgtaggccctgaacaaagcaagtatttggttaaggaagtgcatgaaggaatatgcggagctcattttggagctaggtcggtggttgcaaagctcatgaacctgggatatttctggccttcaatgcatcgtgacaccgtcgagcaattgaagaaatgtgatgcctgtcaaatccactccccaataccaaaaagtcccaaacatgacttggtccccataacctcagcatggccattccataaatggggaatgaacattgttggaccattccctccaagcaaagggggagtaaaattcctgttggtagcaattgactacttcagcaaatggccagaggttaaaccccttgccaagatcacaggaaagcaaatcatagactttgtttgggagaatatcatatgccgctatgggctgccaggggtaattgtcaccgataatgggaaacaattcgctgagaaacccttcagcctttggtgcaaggagtacaggatcaaccaaatcttcagctcagtggcttacccgcagtcaaacggtcaggttgaaaggaccaacagaagcatagtggaaggcatcaaaacaagattggggagatatgaaagtaattggctggaagaattgcctagcgttctatgggcaatcagaacaacagaaaaagcaagtcacagaaagacaccttacagcttggtattcggatccgaagccgtaatccccgctgaaataggagttgtaacccaacgaattgtcaacatggatcccgaggtaaacacacaaga contains the following coding sequences:
- the LOC110890957 gene encoding uncharacterized protein LOC110890957, with the translated sequence MSRRRNVIVAAGLLAFASAGLAFPFYMATRSSKAPIIDSSKPLPPQATFRGPYINSGSRDVGPDYQTYSKK